Below is a genomic region from Brassica oleracea var. oleracea cultivar TO1000 chromosome C9, BOL, whole genome shotgun sequence.
ACAATTTGATAAGCAATATTTCAATTAATATTTTTAGTGTATTTTATCAAATTTACCGTAATTTTAAAAAAGTTTACTAGAGTAGTCGTTTAAAATATAAATTAAAATGTTTTTCAGTGTAATATATTATATCTATTATATCAGTATTGAAAAAATTACCTTCAAATTTTATTTTAAAACAAAATCAAAATTAAAAACTAAAAATTGAAAGCCAAAAATCAAACAATATAAAAACTAAAAACTAATATCCAATAACCAAAATCTATGCAAACAATCAAAGCCTTAATTTTATTCCATTCATTTGATCTTGCACTTTGATTCCTTATGCGCTATTTCTATTCCAAATATATTTTATTTCTTTTATTAAGGGCTACAAAGCTAGAATAAACGTGTTTGATTTTATTGTAAAATTAGGATTCCGAGTTAACATGAGGTATAGATACGGCTTAATACAGTATGATGAGTAAGATGTCAACAGTTTTCTAGAATAATAATGAGTCGAAATATCTGGCAATTTGAAACGCATTGACTTGAAGTTGAAACTTCGTACAGTGGTTATTACTTATTCGAGTTGTCTGTATTTGTTTATATCAGTTTCACCATCACGTACGTATACGATCACCGACTTAATTGAAATAATTACTTTCAGCCATACTTTATCCTTCCTATGTAACATTTTAACATACTTTGGTATGTCAAATACTTTCTCATGTATCATTGTCAAAATTATCCTTGTAACTAAAAAGAAAATACATTTTCTTATTTTTTAATACATTACCTCTTCATTAATCCAAAGCTTTCAAACCCTAAAAAGCCGTCGAGTTCTTCAATCTAATCGTCGCCTCCTCATAACTTCGGTGATTCCAAGACATAGTGAATCAAATCGAAGGATCTGTCAGATTTCTAACTTTCTTGATCCTTCTATTTTACTCGAGGGCCTTATTTTCACCGACTGATTGGTGCATCATGCCTTCTTAAACCATCTATCTTCTCTAATCCAACAAAAACACATAAAAAAAGCTTGCAGACCTTTTTCAACCGTAGCTTCAATGATGAATAGTATTTACCTCCACACACTCTGATACACGATTCACCAACGCAGGACTCTCCCAACCACACATCAGCTAACCCCACATCACCAAAACATGTCTCCGACCACTACTCGCCCAACCACGTGTTCATGGACAGTGACAGTTCCCCAAAGTCACACCCATCTCCCAACCACAAGTTCTCCGCCCACACTAACATTAACCACACATCACCCAACCAAAGTACAAATCCCTAGCCACCACCAAACAAATAGATGTGTACTTGCTTCAATAACATCCGTCCGATTTCTTTTATAAACTTTTAATCTAACGGTTCTAACTTAATCCCACTGTCCAATAAACCTACCAAATTAATGCACCCAAAAGAAATTAACTTTTTGTTACTTTACGTTTAGTTAGCATCCAACTATAACTTATCATCTCATATCCACGGGAATGGCAATAAGGGAAGAAAAAAAGTAAAAGTAAGGCACAAAGTATCTCTCATGAAAAAAGTATGTCAACATGATAAAGACCCATGAAAAAATACCCAATAGTGTAAACTTCTCGACTTAATTTCTATAATTCTTTCAAATATAATTTAAAAGTTGTCACGTGTTAATATTTTTTCCGGGCAATGCGCGTACACTAGCTAGAAAAACAAATATTCAACGTGCTCAAACATTAAAAAATACATTTATAGAATTTAAATATTTTCATTTTCTTAGATACAAAGTTTATTTTACATGTATAAATTCCATACATCTATAACAGTCCATCTTCATCGCAAACAAACAATCACATTCATTGCCGTTTACAACAAGTAAACAAAGATGGGTGGCGTTACGTACCTCATCAGGGCTGTTCGTTTCGTCGCCGCAGGTACGGCGGCTGCGGCTGCGGCTATGCTTTTCCCGTAAGTTTGTTCGTTTCATTGACGCGGGTACCTGTGTCTGCGGCTGCGGCCGAACGCAGCGTCACGCGTTAGACGCAGAAAAAATCAGTGGCCGCGACTTAAATACCGCGTCTGCTTAACATATTTACAGTTTTGCCCTTAACCTAATTCACTAATTACCAAAATACCTAGATCTAATGGCCGCAGAAGCAACCCATTGACGCAGCTCTCTCTCTCGACCTCGAACCCAACTCTCTCTCTCTCAATCTCTGACGCAAACCAGTGCTTGTCTCTCTTCTCCGACGCAGCTCGAGCTCGACCAAACCCATCTCTCTCGATCTCGAGCTCTCCATCTCTCTCTCGATCTCCGACGAAACCCATCTCTTCCATCTCTCTCGATCTCCGACGAAACTCATCTCCAGAGCTCTCTCTCTATCTCCGACGCGAGAAACCCATCTCCATAGCTCTCTCGATCTCGAGCTCTCTATCTCCGACGCGAGAAAACGATCTTCCATCTCTCTCGATCTCGAGCTCTCTATCTCCGACGCGAGAAAACGATCTTCCATCTCTCTCGATCTCGAGCTCTCTATCTCCGACGCGAGAAAACGATCTTCCATCTCTCTCGATCTCGAGCTCTCTATCTCCGACGCGAGAAAACGATCTTCCATCTCTCTCGATCTCGAGCTCTCTATCTCCGACGCGTCTCTATCTCCGACGCGAGAAACCCATCTCTCCATTTCTCTCTCAATCTCCGACGAAACCCATCTCCAGAGCTCTCTCTCTATCTCCGACGCGAGAAACCCATCTCTCCATTTCTCTCTCAATCTCCGACGAAACCCATCTCCAGAGCTCTCTCTCTATCTCCGACGCGAGATATGTCTTGGCTCTGTTTTGTTTCAATGCATTGTGTCTGGGCTCTATCTTGATCTTGTTTCCATTTGTAAACATTTATACATCATGCGTACTGGTTTGAAAACGACCAGATTGGTTGAACTTGATGTCCTAAACTTGATGGAATGTCTATAGCTTTGCCAGCTTCTAAGTGTTTTTTTTTTTTTCCTGAGTTACTTCACTTGAGGAATAAAACTTGAGTGATCTGGTTTGTCTCTGATGCTCTGCTTCTAAGATATTCTGTGTTCTGGTTATTGACTCTACTCGGTTTCTCTCTTCTTTTTTGCAGGCTCTGTCATCTCAAGCTCACTCTCTACCGCTGTTCCTCTCACATTTTAAGATGGCCAAAGATGTAAGGCTCTCTCACACTAGTCTTGCTTGTTATATGTATGGAACTGTATTGCTTTAGGTCAGTATAGAACTTGAGTATGTGTATGAGATTCGTCTTGCTTTAGGTCAGTATAGAACTTGAGTATGTGTATGAGATTCGTCTTGCTTTAGGTCAGTATAGAACTTGAGTATGTGTATGAGATTCGTCTTGCTTTAGGTCAGTATAGAACTTGAGTATGTGTATGAGATTCGTCTTGCTTTAGGTCAGTATAGAACTTGAGTATGTGTATGAGATTCGTCTTGCTTTAGGTCAGTATAGAACTTGAGTATGTGTATGAGATTCGTCTTGCTTTAGGTCAGTATAGAACTTGAGTATGTGTATGAGATTCGTCTTGCTTTAGGTCAGTATAGAACTTGAGTATGTGTATGAGATTCGTCTTGCTTTAGGTCAGTATAGAACTTGAGTATGTGTATGAGATTCGTCTTGCTTTAGGTCAGTATAGAACTTGAGTAGTGTATGGAACTGAACTGTCGTTAGGTCAGTATAGAATTTGAGTTTATGTGTTTCTATGATTTAGACTTGGACTCCTGAAGAAGTTATGTGTTTTTTCGAACTCTACGCGAAAGAGAGAAGAAAAGGAAATAGGACGACATCAATGAATAAAATAGGAAAACAGAACATCATAGAGGCGTTTGAAGAGAGGTTTAAGAAAGGGTATCTCGATTGGTCTGTGTTCAAGAACAAGTACTACACAAGTAGAAAGAAGTACACCAAATTTAGGAAGTTGATTAAGAATAGGACAGGTCTTGGGTTTGACAGCATGGGAAGGGTTGATATGTCAGATGATTGGTGGAGTGAACGCGAAAAGGTCAGTTTCTCTTATCTCTTCTGTGTATTCTTTTTTTCCTTATATTTGCTTCATGAGCTTATATTTGCTTCATGAGCTTATATTTTCTTCATGATTCCTCATTGACTTACTCTTTATTTTTTGTTATATAGGAGTGTTCTGGGATTAGAAGATCCATATGGAGAGAGGAATTTAATATGGATATGTTTGAAGAGGAGTTTCGAGCTGTAGTAGTAACTGGAGCAGAAGGATGGAGTGCTCAACATGGAGAAGCAAGCTTGAGTTCTAGAGTGGGTGTAGATGATGGTGATGAAGCCGATTCTCAGCCAGCAGCAGAAACTCAAGCAGCAGCAGAGACAGAAACTCAGCCACAAGCTCAGACACAAACCCAGCGCCAAACTCAGACTCATTCTGGAAGTTCGAGAGGAAAAAAAAAGCGTAAGGAGAAGGATATGGTTGTAGAAGCTTGTGACAAACGTACTGAAGCTCTTATGGTGAAGAATAAGATAGCAGAACGGATGTTGGAGCGGTCCAAGCAAGCGTAAGGGGAGGGGGACTAGGGCCCGGGCGACTGTTTACCAAAAACACAGGTCTCCGCAGCGTCA
It encodes:
- the LOC106315161 gene encoding uncharacterized protein LOC106315161 encodes the protein MNKIGKQNIIEAFEERFKKGYLDWSVFKNKYYTSRKKYTKFRKLIKNRTGLGFDSMGRVDMSDDWWSEREKECSGIRRSIWREEFNMDMFEEEFRAVVVTGAEGWSAQHGEASLSSRVGVDDGDEADSQPAAETQAAAETETQPQAQTQTQRQTQTHSGSSRGKKKRKEKDMVVEACDKRTEALMVKNKIAERMLERSKQASPQRQEASSVENVLEIMYTLPGVREWSPLYEAAMEHLIDSEGSRRAFITMKTEEAKIKFLELRTKIKRDYEA